In [Leptolyngbya] sp. PCC 7376, a genomic segment contains:
- a CDS encoding endonuclease domain-containing protein, with product MSLRGDSLYFPYNPALVARAKILRKNMTSTERKLWFEYLRQFPLKVYRQRPIDHYIVDFFCPKLKLVIEVDGETHFIDEAQEYDRVRSEILQGYGLKILRFTNDEVLQNFSAVCTSIEENLPF from the coding sequence ATGAGTTTACGAGGAGATTCGCTGTATTTTCCGTATAATCCGGCATTAGTAGCGAGAGCGAAAATACTACGGAAAAATATGACCTCAACCGAAAGAAAATTATGGTTTGAGTATTTGCGGCAGTTTCCGCTCAAGGTTTATCGGCAACGCCCTATCGATCATTACATTGTTGATTTTTTCTGTCCCAAACTAAAACTCGTAATTGAAGTGGATGGCGAGACACATTTCATAGATGAAGCACAGGAATACGACAGAGTCAGAAGTGAGATATTGCAGGGTTATGGTTTGAAAATCCTGCGCTTCACCAACGATGAAGTACTACAAAATTTTTCAGCCGTTTGCACCAGCATCGAAGAAAATCTTCCCTTCTAA
- a CDS encoding energy-coupling factor transporter transmembrane protein EcfT, giving the protein MDLMRSLPIGLYLEQPRTWLHRLDPRTKLVWLMTFLIAPILANNPWRMGLVGLLILITLTARIPLRVWKQQMGLLLFFCVVLFIMTLIAPDGLVLDHQPRLPAEEVAIAQPYEYVMWQFKFIKVTRLKLDLGIRLSSQIFTLLYSTNLYLLTTASEEITAGLEYVFAPLKKFNLPITETLLTLTLSLRFIPLVLEEIQNLIRSVRTRAINWKKLGLKQGFQLWLMVSEKLLENLLMRAEQISTAMDIRGFTSPGRHQVQWHQLRFRRWDWLLLASLIPFWYCRILWGMRLL; this is encoded by the coding sequence ATGGATTTAATGCGATCGCTACCGATTGGGTTGTATTTGGAGCAGCCTCGCACTTGGCTTCATCGTCTCGATCCCCGCACCAAGTTGGTTTGGTTGATGACATTTTTGATCGCGCCCATCTTGGCGAATAATCCTTGGCGTATGGGATTAGTCGGTTTGTTGATCCTAATTACGTTGACAGCCCGGATCCCTTTGCGGGTCTGGAAGCAGCAAATGGGACTGCTCTTATTTTTCTGTGTGGTGCTTTTCATCATGACGCTGATTGCACCGGATGGTCTTGTGCTCGATCATCAACCCCGCTTACCTGCCGAAGAGGTGGCGATCGCCCAACCGTATGAATATGTGATGTGGCAATTCAAGTTTATTAAGGTTACCCGCCTCAAACTAGATTTAGGCATTCGACTCAGCAGCCAAATCTTTACGCTGCTCTACAGCACCAATTTATATTTGCTGACCACAGCCTCAGAAGAAATTACAGCAGGTCTAGAATACGTCTTTGCGCCACTCAAAAAATTCAATTTGCCTATCACCGAAACGCTTTTAACGCTAACGCTCTCGCTACGATTTATTCCGTTGGTACTAGAGGAAATCCAAAATCTGATTCGCTCAGTCCGCACCCGCGCGATTAATTGGAAAAAACTGGGTTTAAAACAAGGTTTTCAGCTCTGGCTAATGGTCTCGGAAAAGCTCCTCGAAAACCTACTCATGCGCGCCGAACAAATATCAACCGCGATGGATATTCGTGGTTTTACGAGTCCTGGTCGCCACCAAGTGCAATGGCATCAACTGCGTTTCCGGCGATGGGACTGGCTACTATTGGCGAGCCTCATTCCTTTCTGGTATTGCCGGATTCTCTGGGGAATGCGCCTCCTCTAA
- a CDS encoding 2Fe-2S iron-sulfur cluster-binding protein, translated as MSDITFVQENGDDTIVIASLGSNLREKALQNGVDIYTFGAKLMNCGGVGQCATCMVEVVEGMENLSPRTDFEERRLKKRPDNYRLACQSIVNGRVVVKTKPKRKNK; from the coding sequence ATGTCTGATATCACCTTTGTCCAAGAAAACGGTGACGATACAATCGTTATTGCATCCCTCGGTTCCAACCTCAGAGAGAAAGCACTCCAGAATGGCGTTGATATCTATACATTTGGTGCCAAGTTAATGAACTGTGGTGGCGTTGGGCAATGTGCAACCTGCATGGTTGAAGTCGTCGAAGGTATGGAAAACCTTTCTCCTAGAACTGATTTTGAAGAGCGTCGCCTCAAAAAACGCCCTGATAATTATCGCCTTGCTTGCCAGAGCATCGTGAATGGTCGGGTCGTCGTCAAAACGAAGCCCAAACGCAAGAATAAGTAG
- a CDS encoding leucine-rich repeat domain-containing protein, producing MSAAEALKLIEQAAAEEWTELDLSGMNLDALPPAIGKLAKLETLILGKWNGEAQENNLKTLPPETTQLQKLKRLEWPCNNLEAIPVIITKFPKLKQLNLSFNQIKEIPESLSALINLQQLDLSANHQIKEIPDSLSALINLQQLDLSANHQIKEIPDSLAALVNLQQLQLGGNPIKEIPYVLTTLVSLQQLHLNDTGIKEIPDSLAALVNLQQLYLYNNQIKEIPDSLAALSNLQRLQLNFNRIKKIPDSLAKLASLQQLDLNINQISEIPDSFATLKNLQKLDLGSNQIKKIPDSFGKLASLQQLNLGSNQIKKIPDSFGKLASLQQLNLSHNKIEEIPDSFATLVNLQQLYLYNNPIKEVPDSLATLVNLQQLGFSSNQIKEIPDSLATLVNLQQLDISSNQIKEIPDSLAALTHLQNLGLSSTQITEIPDFLSTLVNLQQLNLSFNQIKKIPDSFVKLASLQALYLCSNQITKIPSFLENLPALQKLDLRLNPIPVSPEILGSEELYENPGSVKDIFNYLHQLKSGKVRPLNEAKLILVGQGSVGKTSLINRLLRDEFDKDESQTDGLNVQDWAINVNSKDIRLNVWDFGGQEIYHATHQFFLTKRSLYLLVCNCRTSEEENRLEYWLKLIQTFGDASPVIIVGNKKDEQPLDINRKALQEKYPNIRAILETSCQSGDGIKELSEAIHQEVAKLKEVYDLLPLSWFEVKEQLEAMTEDFISYNRYIGICHENKIPEEQNQEQLIDLLHRLGLVLNFREHPLLQQTNVLKPEWATEGIYALLSDDHLKTKSKGIFCCDDLTRILDAARYPKERHQYLIELMKEFELSFALDCNPPRFLIPSILPKDEPEATDLRGETLEFQYHYRVLPNSIISRFIVNTHEKIHNETYWRSGVMLAYSEGNETCNIARVKADPEDNKIFIAISGKPETRRTFLGLIRDVFKKLHKSFGNLEISEWVPVPGHPEHAPLDYQELLGLEAMGETEVTIGKLRLKLELRKLLDGYESIQQRQQARNKTARIDKQYNFYSDVNADFYGGSKMTGDQPNISINADNIGIASMSGGTIESGAIVAGQYNEASNDLEDLLKLIALMKEAVQFFPEAKQEDITIDLDDMETEVKKPKDKRRIAKIRKCLTALATAGTVAIASLGTANEAVENLNSFVDNANTLANKFQIELPIAPPSQQP from the coding sequence ATGTCAGCGGCAGAAGCTCTAAAACTCATCGAACAGGCAGCAGCGGAAGAATGGACAGAGCTTGATTTGTCGGGGATGAACCTCGATGCATTGCCACCAGCAATCGGGAAACTCGCAAAACTCGAAACTTTAATTCTTGGGAAATGGAATGGAGAAGCTCAAGAAAATAATTTAAAGACATTACCGCCTGAAACCACCCAACTTCAAAAGCTAAAAAGACTGGAATGGCCTTGCAATAACCTTGAAGCAATTCCCGTAATAATCACAAAGTTCCCGAAGCTCAAACAGCTTAACCTCAGTTTTAATCAAATAAAAGAGATTCCCGAGTCCCTCTCCGCTTTAATCAATCTCCAACAACTCGACCTCAGCGCTAACCATCAAATAAAAGAGATTCCCGATTCCCTCTCCGCTTTAATCAATCTCCAACAACTCGACCTCAGCGCTAACCATCAAATAAAAGAGATTCCCGATTCCCTCGCCGCTTTAGTCAATCTCCAACAGCTTCAACTCGGTGGAAACCCTATAAAAGAGATTCCCTATGTCCTCACCACATTAGTCAGCCTCCAACAACTCCACCTCAACGACACCGGGATAAAAGAGATACCTGATTCCCTCGCTGCTTTAGTCAATCTCCAACAGCTCTATCTTTACAATAACCAAATAAAAGAGATTCCCGATTCCCTCGCTGCTTTAAGCAATCTCCAACGGCTTCAACTAAACTTCAACCGAATAAAAAAGATACCTGATTCCCTCGCCAAATTAGCCAGTCTCCAACAGCTTGATCTTAACATCAATCAAATAAGCGAGATTCCCGATTCCTTCGCCACTTTAAAGAATCTGCAAAAGCTTGATCTCGGCTCTAACCAAATAAAAAAGATACCTGACTCCTTCGGCAAATTAGCCAGTCTCCAACAGCTTAATCTCGGCTCTAACCAAATAAAAAAGATACCTGACTCCTTCGGCAAATTAGCCAGTCTCCAACAGCTCAATCTTAGCCACAATAAAATAGAAGAGATTCCCGATTCCTTCGCCACTTTAGTTAATCTCCAACAACTCTATCTTTACAACAATCCAATCAAAGAAGTGCCTGACTCCCTCGCCACTTTAGTTAATCTCCAACAGCTTGGTTTCAGCTCTAATCAAATAAAAGAGATTCCCGATTCCCTCGCCACTTTAGTTAATCTCCAACAGCTCGACATCAGCTCTAATCAAATAAAAGAGATTCCCGATTCCCTTGCCGCTCTAACCCATCTGCAAAATCTTGGTCTCAGCTCTACTCAAATAACAGAGATCCCTGATTTTCTCTCCACTTTAGTTAATCTCCAACAGCTCAACCTCAGCTTTAATCAAATTAAAAAAATACCCGATTCCTTCGTCAAATTAGCCAGCCTCCAAGCACTTTACCTCTGCTCTAATCAAATCACAAAAATCCCTTCTTTTTTAGAGAATTTACCTGCTCTTCAAAAACTAGATTTACGGCTTAATCCTATACCTGTTTCTCCGGAGATTCTAGGGTCAGAAGAGCTATATGAAAATCCGGGTTCCGTCAAAGATATTTTCAACTATTTACATCAACTGAAAAGTGGAAAAGTTCGTCCCCTTAACGAGGCAAAACTTATCTTGGTAGGACAAGGTAGTGTTGGCAAAACGTCTTTAATTAATCGTTTACTCCGAGATGAATTTGATAAAGACGAATCTCAAACTGATGGTCTCAATGTTCAAGATTGGGCAATTAACGTCAACAGCAAAGATATCCGCTTAAATGTTTGGGATTTTGGTGGTCAAGAAATTTACCATGCCACCCACCAGTTTTTTCTGACCAAACGTAGCCTCTATCTCCTCGTGTGTAACTGCCGCACCAGCGAAGAAGAAAACCGCCTTGAATATTGGCTCAAACTCATTCAAACCTTTGGCGATGCTTCCCCAGTAATCATTGTCGGCAACAAAAAAGACGAACAGCCCCTCGACATTAACCGTAAAGCTCTACAAGAAAAATACCCCAATATCCGCGCCATCCTCGAAACTTCCTGCCAAAGCGGCGACGGCATCAAAGAACTCAGCGAGGCAATCCATCAGGAAGTTGCCAAACTCAAGGAAGTCTATGACCTATTACCCCTGTCGTGGTTTGAAGTGAAAGAACAACTGGAAGCCATGACCGAGGATTTCATTTCCTATAACCGCTACATCGGCATTTGCCACGAAAATAAAATTCCCGAAGAACAAAACCAAGAACAACTCATTGACCTGCTCCATCGCCTTGGCTTAGTCCTTAATTTTCGCGAACATCCCCTACTCCAGCAAACCAATGTCCTCAAACCTGAATGGGCAACCGAAGGCATCTATGCATTGCTTAGCGACGATCACCTCAAAACCAAATCTAAAGGCATATTTTGTTGCGATGACCTAACCCGAATTCTCGATGCAGCCCGCTATCCCAAAGAACGCCATCAGTACCTTATCGAGCTGATGAAAGAATTTGAACTATCCTTTGCTCTCGACTGCAACCCGCCACGCTTTCTGATTCCGAGCATCCTCCCAAAAGATGAACCAGAGGCCACCGATTTAAGAGGCGAGACCCTCGAATTTCAATACCATTATCGCGTCTTGCCAAATAGCATCATTTCCCGGTTCATCGTTAATACCCACGAGAAAATCCACAATGAAACCTATTGGCGTAGTGGAGTGATGCTGGCATATAGCGAAGGCAACGAAACTTGCAATATTGCCAGAGTCAAAGCCGACCCTGAAGATAACAAAATCTTTATTGCGATTAGCGGCAAGCCCGAAACTCGCCGCACATTCTTAGGCTTAATCCGCGACGTATTCAAAAAACTCCACAAAAGCTTTGGCAACCTCGAAATCTCTGAATGGGTTCCAGTTCCCGGCCATCCAGAACATGCCCCCCTCGATTACCAAGAACTTCTCGGCCTCGAAGCAATGGGCGAAACCGAGGTTACCATCGGCAAACTACGACTCAAACTCGAACTCCGCAAACTGCTTGATGGCTACGAATCCATTCAGCAGCGACAACAAGCAAGAAACAAAACCGCTCGAATTGACAAACAATATAATTTTTATAGTGATGTCAACGCTGATTTTTATGGAGGTAGCAAAATGACAGGTGATCAACCCAATATTTCTATCAATGCCGACAACATTGGTATCGCAAGCATGAGCGGCGGCACAATTGAGAGCGGAGCAATCGTAGCCGGACAATATAACGAAGCATCCAACGACCTCGAAGATTTGCTGAAGCTCATTGCCCTGATGAAAGAAGCCGTTCAGTTTTTCCCAGAAGCCAAACAAGAAGACATAACCATTGACCTCGACGATATGGAAACCGAAGTCAAAAAGCCCAAGGACAAACGCCGCATCGCAAAAATCAGAAAATGTCTAACAGCCCTCGCTACCGCAGGAACCGTGGCGATCGCCTCTCTCGGGACAGCAAATGAAGCAGTCGAAAACCTTAATAGCTTCGTTGATAATGCCAATACCCTGGCTAATAAATTTCAAATCGAATTACCCATTGCTCCACCATCGCAACAACCTTAA
- the psbM gene encoding photosystem II reaction center protein PsbM, which translates to MQVNDLGFIATILFVLVPTVFLLILYIQTNKTA; encoded by the coding sequence ATGCAAGTAAACGATCTTGGCTTTATTGCAACGATTCTATTTGTTCTTGTGCCAACAGTCTTCTTGTTGATTCTTTATATCCAGACCAATAAGACTGCCTAA
- a CDS encoding universal stress protein, with the protein MIKKILFADSGTGQVQDMLKNLLRLPAFRDTSINILHVVKSKVTPDAAQKGYEEGGKLLAQALQDLKLDPRNVNTILRQGEPKDIVRAVAEEIDADLILMGSRGLKRLQSILSNSVSQYVFQLTNRPMLLVKDDIFVRTLKKVMVAIDKSDASMYGLELALQMMRDYKGCEIILLRVNPDLPSNLQLSQADMDANPTLARAIKRAKQMGVKHRNLVVGGRPGATICTVAEEQKADLLVLGSPDRRPSVAKNLPDLDRLLGTSLSDYVRVNATCPVLLARTESPE; encoded by the coding sequence ATGATTAAGAAAATTCTTTTCGCAGACTCTGGCACAGGGCAAGTCCAAGACATGCTCAAAAACCTCCTCAGATTGCCAGCGTTTCGCGATACCAGCATCAATATTCTGCACGTCGTTAAGAGCAAAGTTACCCCTGATGCTGCACAAAAAGGCTATGAAGAAGGCGGAAAACTCCTTGCCCAAGCACTCCAAGATCTCAAGCTTGATCCAAGGAACGTCAACACTATTTTGCGACAGGGTGAGCCAAAAGACATTGTGCGGGCAGTGGCGGAAGAAATTGATGCAGACCTGATTTTGATGGGATCACGTGGTCTGAAGCGTCTCCAGTCGATTTTGTCTAACTCAGTCAGTCAGTATGTCTTTCAGCTCACAAATCGTCCGATGCTCCTCGTAAAAGACGATATCTTCGTGCGCACTCTCAAAAAAGTGATGGTGGCGATCGATAAGTCCGACGCTTCGATGTATGGCTTAGAGCTTGCTCTCCAAATGATGCGGGACTATAAAGGTTGCGAAATTATTTTGCTCCGAGTTAACCCTGATTTGCCTAGCAATTTACAGTTGTCTCAGGCTGATATGGATGCAAACCCAACCCTTGCCCGTGCGATTAAACGGGCCAAGCAAATGGGCGTAAAGCACCGTAATCTCGTTGTTGGTGGCCGTCCTGGTGCCACCATCTGTACAGTTGCCGAAGAGCAGAAAGCCGATTTATTGGTTTTGGGTTCACCTGATCGCCGGCCTTCTGTCGCGAAAAATCTACCCGATCTAGACCGTCTTCTTGGTACTTCCCTCTCGGATTATGTGCGCGTGAATGCCACTTGCCCGGTTCTTCTTGCTCGCACTGAGTCTCCTGAGTAG
- a CDS encoding phytochelatin synthase family protein: MKHLISKTTKWLILPAIASISFFAGSYFSAETLPIDESLIDFHTTQGRELLFSSAAQQDYLPLSEQFVTQINGAYCGIASMVIALNALGIEAPFAPELGEKYFTQTNIFNTEMENIHPADKIRWQGMTLSQLGQLLSTYPVDVEVHHGSDLSLSEFRELVRQNLQEPNNYILVNYLRRAINQESGGHISPIAAYNEESDRLLILDVATYKYPPVWVTVEDLWAAINTIDPSVDQTRGLVAISKRNE, from the coding sequence ATGAAACACTTAATCTCGAAAACAACAAAATGGCTGATTCTTCCGGCGATCGCCTCTATTAGTTTTTTTGCGGGGTCGTATTTTAGTGCGGAAACATTGCCGATAGATGAAAGCCTCATTGATTTTCATACGACACAAGGCCGGGAATTATTGTTTTCTAGTGCTGCTCAACAGGATTATCTGCCCCTTAGTGAACAGTTTGTCACGCAAATAAATGGTGCTTATTGTGGTATTGCAAGTATGGTGATCGCCCTGAATGCTCTTGGGATTGAAGCGCCGTTTGCGCCGGAATTAGGGGAAAAATATTTTACCCAGACAAATATTTTTAATACTGAAATGGAAAACATTCACCCTGCTGACAAAATTCGTTGGCAGGGGATGACTCTCAGCCAACTAGGCCAACTACTCAGTACTTATCCGGTAGATGTGGAGGTGCATCATGGCAGCGATTTGTCTTTGTCGGAATTCCGTGAACTCGTCCGCCAAAATCTGCAAGAACCGAATAACTATATTTTGGTGAACTATCTACGTCGCGCGATTAATCAAGAATCTGGGGGCCATATTTCACCGATTGCAGCCTACAACGAAGAGAGCGATCGCCTGCTCATTCTGGATGTTGCAACTTATAAGTATCCGCCTGTGTGGGTGACGGTAGAGGATTTGTGGGCAGCAATTAACACGATAGATCCTTCTGTGGATCAAACCAGAGGTCTTGTCGCAATTTCAAAGCGTAATGAGTAA